One part of the Neisseria zalophi genome encodes these proteins:
- the mfd gene encoding transcription-repair coupling factor, protein MTYSIPAPAQKSHWNGLSRGSLPWALAQYLPEKKLKVILTQDVEQALRLHTAWQFFRPQDNAVFLPDWETLPYERFSPHHDLVSERLSALWQVKNGQADVLIVPVSTAMQKLAPVSFLLGRTFWLKTGQTLDIEALRENLVEAGYSNVSNVIAAGEFAMRGGILDIFPMGSELPYRLDLFGDEIDSIKTFDPDSQRTLAPISEIRLLPAHEFPSDDDAQKIFRARFREEIDADYNAAAVYKAVSSGHYGAGVEYYLPLFFENELATLFDYIGEDALLVFVGDVYAEASRFWGDVKTRFQMAQGDETYPPLHPRHLYLSEDQFAGRLKLYPQILPDFSAPEHQLPDVAVNRQSETPLAALKHFQTAFNGQVLLCAESAGRRETMLGFFAQHGLKPQSVDGWQAFLDSGVALAITVTPLAYGFQLPDQPPLAVITESDLYQYVARSRNVRRRKHAAVSDGLLRDLAEINIGDPVVHEEHGIGRYMGLVNMDLGEGENEMMLLEYANEAQLYVPVSQLHLISRYSGHAHENVQLHRLGTAAWNKAKRKAAEKARDTAAELLNLYAQRAAQEGFKFPLNEIDYQAFSDGFGYEETEDQAAAIAAVLKDLTQGKPMDRLVCGDVGFGKTEVALRAAFVAVMGGKQVAVLAPTTLLVEQHDKNFSDRFADFPVKVASLSRFNSSKQTKATLAGMADGTVDIVIGTHKLVQDDIVFKNLGLVIIDEEHRFGVRQKEQLKRLRANVDILTLTATPIPRTLSMALEGLRDFSLITTAPSRRLAVKTFVKPFSEASVREAVLRELKRGGQVFFLHNEVDTIENMRERLETLLPEARIAVAHGQLRERELEQVMRDFLQQRFNVLLCSTIIETGIDIPNANTIIINRADKFGIAQLHQLRGRVGRSHHQAYAYLLTPEYISKDAEKRLDAIAAADELGAGFTLAMQDLEIRGAGEILGEGQSGEMMQVGFSLYTEMLKQAVRDLKKGRQPDLDAPLGVTTEIKLHSPALLPEDYCPDIHERLVLYKRLATCETEQDINAVHEELVDRFGLPEQPVKTLIESHRIRLIAKEMGIDAIDATAEAATFTFGKNNQIDPADIIMLMQSNKNYRLAGADKLRVSAVMDNIETRIQTVKTVLRKLQGK, encoded by the coding sequence ATGACTTATTCCATTCCCGCCCCCGCTCAAAAATCCCATTGGAACGGCCTTTCCCGCGGCAGCCTGCCGTGGGCGTTGGCACAATATCTGCCGGAAAAAAAACTGAAGGTCATCCTTACCCAAGACGTAGAACAGGCATTGCGCCTGCATACCGCTTGGCAGTTTTTCCGCCCGCAAGATAACGCCGTATTCCTGCCCGATTGGGAAACGCTGCCTTACGAACGGTTTTCACCGCATCACGATTTGGTATCCGAGCGGCTTTCGGCTTTATGGCAGGTGAAAAACGGGCAGGCTGATGTTTTGATTGTGCCGGTATCCACCGCCATGCAGAAGCTGGCGCCGGTATCGTTTTTGCTCGGGCGCACATTTTGGCTGAAAACCGGGCAAACACTCGATATCGAAGCCTTGCGAGAAAATCTGGTTGAAGCCGGATACAGCAATGTTTCCAATGTGATTGCCGCCGGTGAATTTGCCATGCGCGGCGGTATTTTGGATATTTTTCCGATGGGCAGCGAACTGCCGTACCGCTTGGATTTATTCGGCGACGAAATCGACAGCATCAAAACATTCGACCCCGACAGCCAACGCACGCTGGCGCCGATTTCAGAAATCCGCCTGCTGCCCGCACATGAATTTCCTTCCGATGACGACGCGCAAAAAATATTCCGCGCCCGTTTCCGCGAAGAAATCGATGCCGACTACAATGCCGCCGCCGTTTATAAAGCCGTAAGCAGCGGCCATTACGGTGCCGGTGTCGAATATTATCTGCCGTTGTTTTTTGAAAACGAATTGGCCACCTTGTTCGACTATATCGGCGAAGACGCATTATTGGTTTTTGTCGGCGATGTGTATGCCGAAGCTTCGCGCTTTTGGGGCGATGTCAAAACCCGTTTTCAGATGGCGCAGGGCGACGAAACCTACCCGCCTTTGCATCCACGGCATTTGTATCTCAGTGAAGACCAGTTTGCAGGCCGTCTGAAACTTTATCCGCAGATATTGCCCGACTTTAGCGCACCCGAACATCAATTGCCCGATGTGGCCGTTAACCGCCAGTCGGAAACCCCGCTGGCCGCTTTAAAGCATTTTCAGACGGCCTTTAACGGGCAGGTTTTATTGTGTGCCGAAAGTGCCGGCCGCCGCGAAACCATGCTCGGCTTTTTCGCCCAGCACGGCCTCAAACCGCAAAGCGTAGACGGCTGGCAGGCATTTCTCGACAGCGGCGTAGCGTTGGCCATTACCGTAACCCCGCTGGCCTATGGCTTCCAACTGCCCGACCAACCCCCGCTGGCCGTGATTACCGAATCCGACCTCTATCAATACGTTGCCCGCAGCCGCAATGTGCGCCGCCGCAAACATGCCGCCGTTTCAGACGGCCTGTTGCGCGACTTGGCCGAAATCAATATCGGCGACCCCGTTGTTCACGAAGAACACGGTATCGGCCGCTATATGGGCTTGGTGAATATGGATTTGGGCGAGGGCGAAAACGAAATGATGCTGCTCGAATACGCCAACGAAGCCCAGCTTTATGTGCCGGTTTCGCAGCTACACCTCATCAGCCGCTATTCCGGCCATGCTCATGAAAACGTGCAGCTACACCGGCTGGGCACCGCCGCTTGGAACAAAGCCAAACGCAAAGCCGCCGAAAAAGCCCGCGATACCGCCGCCGAATTGCTGAATTTATACGCCCAACGCGCCGCCCAAGAAGGCTTTAAATTCCCACTCAACGAAATCGACTATCAAGCCTTTTCAGACGGCTTCGGCTATGAAGAAACCGAAGATCAGGCCGCTGCCATTGCCGCCGTTTTAAAAGACCTTACCCAAGGCAAACCGATGGACAGGCTGGTGTGCGGCGATGTCGGCTTCGGCAAAACCGAAGTGGCATTACGCGCCGCTTTCGTAGCCGTGATGGGCGGCAAACAAGTGGCCGTACTTGCCCCGACCACCTTATTGGTCGAGCAACACGATAAAAACTTCAGCGACCGCTTCGCCGATTTTCCGGTGAAAGTCGCCTCGCTTTCCCGTTTCAACAGCAGCAAACAAACCAAAGCTACTTTAGCGGGCATGGCCGACGGCACCGTCGATATCGTTATCGGTACGCACAAACTGGTTCAAGACGATATTGTTTTCAAAAACTTAGGCCTAGTAATTATCGACGAAGAACACCGCTTCGGCGTGCGCCAAAAAGAGCAGCTCAAACGCCTGCGCGCCAATGTCGATATTCTCACCCTCACCGCCACCCCGATTCCGCGCACCCTCAGCATGGCATTGGAAGGGCTGCGCGATTTCTCGCTGATTACCACCGCCCCCAGCCGCCGCTTGGCCGTAAAAACCTTTGTCAAACCCTTTAGCGAAGCCAGCGTACGCGAAGCCGTTTTGCGCGAACTCAAACGCGGCGGGCAGGTTTTCTTTCTGCATAACGAAGTCGACACTATCGAAAACATGCGCGAACGGCTGGAAACCCTGTTGCCCGAAGCCCGCATTGCCGTTGCCCACGGCCAATTGCGCGAGCGCGAACTCGAGCAGGTGATGCGCGACTTTTTGCAACAGCGTTTCAACGTATTATTGTGTTCCACCATTATCGAAACCGGTATCGACATCCCCAATGCCAACACCATCATTATCAACCGCGCCGATAAATTCGGCATTGCCCAACTGCACCAACTACGCGGCCGGGTAGGGCGCAGCCACCACCAAGCCTACGCCTACCTGCTCACTCCCGAATACATCAGCAAAGACGCCGAAAAACGGCTGGATGCCATTGCCGCCGCCGACGAATTGGGTGCAGGCTTCACCCTCGCCATGCAAGACCTTGAAATACGCGGCGCCGGCGAAATACTCGGCGAAGGCCAAAGCGGTGAAATGATGCAGGTCGGCTTCAGCCTCTACACCGAAATGCTCAAGCAAGCCGTGCGCGACCTCAAAAAAGGCCGCCAACCCGATTTAGACGCGCCCTTGGGTGTCACCACCGAAATCAAACTACATAGCCCCGCACTACTGCCCGAAGACTACTGCCCCGATATCCACGAACGCTTAGTGCTCTACAAACGCTTGGCTACCTGCGAAACCGAGCAGGATATCAACGCCGTACATGAAGAACTGGTCGACCGCTTCGGCCTGCCCGAACAGCCGGTTAAAACCCTGATCGAAAGCCACCGCATCCGCCTGATTGCCAAAGAAATGGGCATTGACGCCATAGACGCCACCGCCGAAGCCGCCACGTTTACCTTTGGCAAAAACAACCAAATCGACCCCGCCGATATTATTATGCTGATGCAAAGCAATAAAAATTACCGCTTGGCCGGCGCCGATAAGCTCAGAGTCAGCGCGGTGATGGACAATATAGAAACCCGCATTCAGACCGTGAAAACCGTTTTGCGGAAATTGCAGGGGAAGTGA
- the lolA gene encoding outer membrane lipoprotein chaperone LolA produces MTQKKILFPAFATLFALGIGSAQAGAIDALKKFNTDADGISGSFTQTVKNKKKTQTTSGSFQILRPGLFKWQYTKPYKQTIVGDGKTIWLYDVDLAQVTKSSQDQTIGDSPAAILSNKSALDSSYTLKEDGSAGGIDYVRATPKKNNAGYQYIRIGFKGEALAAMQLKDGFGNETTIRFSNLNMQPKLSRSAFSFTPPKGVDVLSN; encoded by the coding sequence ATGACACAAAAGAAGATTTTATTCCCCGCTTTCGCCACCCTGTTTGCTTTGGGTATCGGCAGTGCCCAAGCAGGTGCGATTGATGCGCTGAAAAAATTCAACACCGATGCCGACGGCATTAGTGGTAGCTTTACCCAAACCGTAAAAAACAAAAAGAAAACCCAAACCACCAGCGGCTCTTTCCAAATTTTGCGCCCTGGCTTGTTTAAATGGCAATACACCAAACCCTACAAACAAACCATTGTCGGCGACGGCAAAACCATTTGGCTTTACGACGTTGATTTGGCACAGGTAACCAAATCTTCACAAGATCAAACCATCGGCGACAGCCCGGCCGCTATTTTGTCGAACAAATCGGCACTTGACAGCAGCTACACCCTAAAAGAAGACGGCTCGGCCGGCGGCATTGATTATGTACGCGCCACGCCCAAGAAAAACAATGCCGGATATCAATATATCCGCATCGGTTTCAAAGGCGAAGCCTTAGCCGCCATGCAGCTGAAAGACGGATTCGGCAATGAAACCACCATCCGCTTCAGCAATTTGAATATGCAGCCCAAACTTTCCCGCAGCGCCTTTAGCTTTACCCCGCCCAAAGGCGTGGATGTATTGAGTAATTAA
- a CDS encoding surface lipoprotein assembly modifier: MKQTLLFLSLAGWLISAVAADAPEAVQPKPELELNLNTAKPPVLQEKNKAAVAAPTAQEKVLEVDEATLLANTDLLNRAMYSAVMVQNIPGIKVLLPIYEKWPQHDKEMAMFGRALVLQAEGQSGKAVELYRQLIAEQPDSSIVRMQMAKALFEDQQNEAAADQFDRLRAEALPEEVLQLIESYRTALRRRDAWQFYGSINIAREQNINQAPEQQRIGRQLKGTECENYRKIYPGSDCFQGWTFDKPIDATGISYQAGAEKKWSLNKGFYAKAGADLYGKIYRSYSRYNDSTARLSAGFGYADQRNDIGITPFHERRFYGNHAYSYSNGARIYWNRWIKPNLQSLTAFEAGRLKNKRRVRSDINNRLYSGALVYYPNARQNWLIGTDFYQDRNKEDRSDNFNRYGLRVGWGQEWNGGLSSRVQVGAARRLYQTPSFFSQGERRSDKELYTSVSLWHRALHFYGITPRLTFSHSRTSSNDVYYNHKKNRMFIEMGKVF, from the coding sequence ATGAAACAAACATTACTTTTCCTCTCGCTGGCCGGCTGGCTGATTTCTGCCGTGGCCGCCGATGCCCCTGAAGCTGTGCAACCTAAGCCCGAATTGGAGTTAAACCTCAATACGGCCAAACCTCCGGTACTTCAAGAAAAAAACAAAGCGGCTGTTGCTGCACCGACTGCACAGGAAAAAGTGCTCGAAGTAGATGAAGCAACGCTGCTTGCCAATACGGATTTACTTAATAGAGCGATGTATTCCGCAGTGATGGTTCAAAACATACCCGGTATTAAGGTTTTGCTGCCGATTTATGAAAAATGGCCGCAACACGATAAAGAAATGGCTATGTTCGGCCGCGCACTGGTTTTGCAGGCTGAGGGCCAATCGGGCAAAGCGGTTGAGCTTTACCGCCAATTGATTGCCGAACAGCCGGATTCGTCTATTGTTCGTATGCAGATGGCTAAGGCGTTGTTTGAAGACCAGCAAAACGAGGCGGCGGCCGATCAGTTCGACCGTTTGAGAGCGGAGGCGCTGCCCGAAGAAGTTTTGCAGCTGATTGAAAGCTACCGTACCGCTCTGCGCCGCCGTGATGCGTGGCAATTTTATGGCAGCATCAATATTGCGCGTGAACAAAATATCAATCAGGCACCCGAGCAGCAACGTATCGGCAGGCAGCTGAAGGGCACCGAGTGTGAAAACTATCGGAAAATCTACCCCGGCAGCGATTGTTTCCAAGGTTGGACATTTGATAAGCCGATAGATGCAACCGGCATCAGCTATCAGGCGGGTGCAGAAAAGAAATGGTCGTTAAATAAAGGTTTTTATGCCAAAGCCGGGGCGGATCTATACGGTAAAATATACCGTTCTTATTCGCGCTATAATGATTCGACCGCACGCCTTTCAGCCGGTTTTGGCTATGCCGACCAACGCAACGATATCGGTATTACGCCGTTTCACGAGCGTCGTTTTTATGGCAATCATGCTTATAGTTATAGCAATGGTGCGCGGATTTATTGGAACCGCTGGATTAAGCCGAATCTGCAAAGCCTGACGGCGTTTGAAGCAGGCCGTCTGAAAAATAAACGGCGTGTACGTTCCGATATCAATAACCGTTTATACAGCGGGGCATTGGTTTATTATCCGAATGCGCGCCAAAACTGGTTAATCGGTACCGACTTTTATCAAGACCGCAATAAAGAAGACCGTTCCGATAATTTCAACCGCTACGGTTTGCGGGTAGGTTGGGGTCAGGAATGGAACGGCGGTTTGTCTAGCCGTGTGCAGGTTGGCGCAGCCAGACGCCTGTATCAGACGCCGAGCTTTTTCAGCCAAGGCGAACGACGTAGCGATAAAGAGTTGTATACTTCTGTATCGTTATGGCATCGGGCACTTCATTTCTACGGCATCACACCGCGTTTAACATTCAGCCACAGCCGTACTTCAAGTAATGATGTTTACTATAACCATAAGAAAAACCGTATGTTTATCGAAATGGGTAAGGTTTTTTAA
- the miaA gene encoding tRNA (adenosine(37)-N6)-dimethylallyltransferase MiaA, with protein sequence MTSLPKTLAILGPTASGKTGLALKIAEHQPVEIISLDSALVYRDMDIGTAKPSAAERAAVPHHLIDIISPLQTYSAADFVRDCVGLVHAIRARGRLPLIVGGTMMYFHALTEGLNQLPEADADVRLALQAEKEKHGLAHLYGRLKTVDPLTAARLEPADSQRIERALEVFMLTGKPLSSHFAEAKNREPLLDLYTVALIPEDRALLHAQIGRRFRDMLAQGFLEEMGRLKQIYPGLGLDTPSMRCVGYRQAWEYSDGLYDYETFVEKGIAATRQLAKRQLTWLRKLSVDRCIDPYQGDMLATVLADVQRHFAV encoded by the coding sequence ATGACTTCTCTTCCTAAAACTCTGGCAATTCTCGGCCCGACGGCCAGCGGTAAAACGGGTTTGGCTTTAAAAATAGCCGAACATCAGCCTGTTGAAATTATCAGTTTGGATTCTGCGCTGGTGTATCGCGATATGGATATCGGTACGGCCAAGCCGTCGGCGGCGGAGCGGGCGGCGGTGCCGCATCATTTGATTGATATTATTTCGCCTTTGCAAACGTATAGCGCTGCTGATTTTGTCCGTGATTGTGTCGGGTTGGTGCACGCTATCCGTGCGCGTGGTCGATTGCCTTTGATTGTCGGCGGGACGATGATGTATTTTCATGCGCTCACCGAAGGGCTGAACCAGTTGCCCGAAGCGGATGCGGATGTGCGCCTTGCTTTGCAGGCGGAAAAGGAAAAGCACGGCTTGGCGCATTTATATGGCCGTCTGAAAACCGTGGATCCGCTCACTGCCGCGCGTTTGGAGCCTGCCGACAGCCAGCGTATCGAACGGGCTTTGGAAGTGTTTATGCTGACGGGCAAGCCTTTGAGCAGCCATTTTGCCGAAGCCAAAAACCGTGAGCCGTTGTTGGATTTATATACTGTTGCCTTGATTCCGGAAGACCGCGCGTTATTGCATGCCCAAATAGGACGGCGTTTCCGCGATATGTTGGCGCAGGGCTTTTTAGAGGAAATGGGCCGTCTGAAACAAATATACCCGGGGTTGGGTTTGGATACGCCGTCTATGCGTTGTGTCGGCTACCGTCAGGCTTGGGAGTATTCAGACGGCCTTTATGATTATGAAACTTTTGTGGAAAAAGGCATTGCCGCCACGCGCCAGTTGGCCAAACGCCAGTTGACATGGTTGCGTAAACTTTCGGTAGATCGCTGTATTGATCCTTATCAGGGCGATATGTTGGCAACGGTTTTGGCGGATGTGCAGCGGCATTTTGCTGTATAG